A stretch of the Schistocerca serialis cubense isolate TAMUIC-IGC-003099 chromosome 2, iqSchSeri2.2, whole genome shotgun sequence genome encodes the following:
- the LOC126456331 gene encoding protein mono-ADP-ribosyltransferase PARP12-like, with amino-acid sequence MTELALKHLHPCWTLTSFDEVEEEEIGTFERSLLTCSMPHNLRVRSVVKVMNPYLWCCYQLKKAEYMNRYGSVREITLYHATSESNVDSIIKSNLDWRRSWRIKFGQGVSFSPSPSYANTYCNRSSGIYRAMIAVKVLVHTTSLGGSSTILPPKGIDTTVGNRGQVYVKYCDNEFYPEHVIYYTI; translated from the coding sequence ATGACAGAACTAGCACTGAAGCATCTACATCCATGTTGGACATTGACATCTTTTGATGAAGTTGAAGAGGAAGAAATTGGTACATTTGAAAGATCACTTCTAACCTGTTCTATGCCACATAACTTGCGTGTCAGATCTGTTGTGAAGGTTATGAATCCATATTTATGGTGCTGTTATCAGCTGAAAAAAGCAGAATATATGAACCGATATGGCAGTGTTAGGGAAATAACTCTGTATCATGCTACAAGTGAAAGTAACGTTGACTCTATAATTAAGAGCAACTTGGATTGGAGACGCTCATGGCGAATCAAATTTGGCCAAGGTGTTAGTTTCAGTCCATCACCCAGTTATGCCAATACATATTGTAACAGGAGCAGTGGTATTTATAGAGCAATGATTGCTGTAAAGGTACTAGTTCACACTACTTCACTAGGTGGTAGTTCAACAATATTGCCCCCAAAAGGTATTGATACAACTGTTGGAAATCGTGGGCAGGTTTATGTTAAGTATTGTGACAATGAATTTTACCCAGAACATGTCATTTACTATACAATCTGA